One Streptomyces sp. RPA4-2 genomic window carries:
- a CDS encoding class I SAM-dependent methyltransferase, with protein sequence MLDDDGYFGESIAADYDDSAADMFRPGAVDPAVDMLAELAGGGRALEFGVGTGRIALPLARRGVPVHGIDMSRAMVARLRAKPGGDAVGVTIGDFATSTVPGTFAVAYLVFNTINNLTTQDAQVACFRNAAAHLDPGGRFVVEVGVPDLRRLPPGQNAVPFHISSTRWAFDTFDVATQAMSSHYVTIVDGRAEHWSLPFRYVWPAELDLMAQLAGLRLRDRWEGWTRAPFTGESTRHVSVWEKPAG encoded by the coding sequence ATGCTCGATGACGACGGCTACTTCGGAGAATCCATCGCGGCCGACTACGACGACTCGGCGGCGGACATGTTCCGGCCGGGCGCGGTCGACCCGGCGGTCGACATGCTGGCCGAGCTCGCGGGCGGCGGCCGGGCGCTCGAGTTCGGCGTCGGCACCGGCCGGATCGCGCTGCCGCTGGCCCGCCGCGGGGTCCCGGTGCACGGGATCGACATGTCCCGGGCCATGGTGGCCCGGCTGCGCGCGAAGCCGGGCGGCGACGCCGTCGGGGTGACGATCGGCGACTTCGCGACCTCGACGGTGCCGGGTACGTTCGCGGTGGCCTACCTCGTCTTCAACACGATCAACAACCTGACGACGCAGGACGCCCAGGTGGCCTGCTTCCGCAACGCGGCCGCCCATCTGGACCCCGGCGGCCGCTTCGTCGTCGAGGTGGGAGTGCCGGACCTGCGCCGGCTGCCGCCGGGACAGAACGCCGTCCCGTTCCACATCAGTTCGACACGATGGGCGTTCGACACCTTCGACGTCGCCACCCAGGCGATGAGTTCGCACTACGTCACGATCGTCGACGGACGCGCGGAGCACTGGTCCCTCCCCTTCCGGTACGTGTGGCCGGCCGAGCTGGACCTGATGGCGCAACTCGCCGGGCTGCGGCTGCGCGACCGCTGGGAGGGATGGACACGGGCCCCGTTCACCGGCGAGAGCACCCGGCATGTCTCGGTCTGGGAGAAACCGGCCGGCTGA
- a CDS encoding acyl carrier protein, giving the protein MTIQRDITAHIVAEYLPGTPVSELDASYDLLENGVISSLDLLRLIEWLGDRFDIPFADLEISPDDFRSVSAVEKVVRRYAGVTAPE; this is encoded by the coding sequence ATGACCATCCAACGCGACATCACCGCGCACATCGTGGCGGAGTACCTGCCCGGCACCCCCGTCTCGGAACTGGACGCGTCCTACGACCTGCTGGAGAACGGGGTGATCAGCAGCCTGGATCTGCTGCGGCTCATCGAGTGGCTGGGTGACCGCTTCGACATCCCGTTCGCCGACCTGGAGATCTCCCCGGACGACTTCCGGTCCGTCTCGGCCGTCGAGAAGGTCGTCCGCCGCTACGCGGGCGTCACCGCTCCCGAGTAA
- a CDS encoding nucleosidase produces MSLHPVTDHALCPRLLGEIRSDRPLIVAAVEEEAAHLDGRFPLLVTGMGKVNAAAALALALSRGERPGEIVNLGTAGALKEGLSGLHEISRVVQHDLDTALLHKISGRVYGAPLTVGAGRGPTLATGDTFVTDSAVRERLALEADLVDMEGYAVATVAQHLDIPVRLVKFVSDSADEDARTTWPEALDHAAGILAGWVEKHIPHPARPAVSPAAPARPSPSPSTRCQRPTPHRAAPPTAPAPKGALCLIACSLRSP; encoded by the coding sequence GTGTCCCTTCACCCGGTCACCGACCACGCGTTGTGCCCTCGCCTCCTCGGTGAGATCCGCTCCGACCGGCCGCTGATCGTCGCGGCCGTGGAGGAGGAGGCCGCCCACCTGGACGGCCGGTTCCCCCTCCTGGTCACCGGGATGGGAAAGGTCAACGCGGCGGCCGCCCTCGCCCTCGCCCTGTCCCGGGGCGAGCGCCCCGGCGAGATCGTCAACCTGGGCACGGCCGGGGCGCTGAAGGAGGGCCTGTCGGGCCTCCACGAGATCTCCCGGGTCGTCCAGCACGACCTCGACACGGCCCTCCTGCACAAAATCAGCGGCCGCGTCTACGGTGCTCCCCTCACCGTCGGCGCGGGCCGCGGGCCCACCCTGGCGACCGGGGACACCTTCGTCACGGACTCCGCCGTCCGTGAACGGCTCGCCCTCGAGGCCGACCTCGTCGACATGGAGGGGTACGCCGTCGCCACCGTGGCACAGCACCTCGACATCCCCGTACGCCTCGTCAAGTTCGTCAGCGACAGCGCCGACGAGGACGCACGCACCACCTGGCCCGAGGCCCTCGACCACGCCGCCGGGATCCTGGCCGGCTGGGTCGAGAAGCACATCCCTCACCCCGCACGCCCCGCCGTCTCCCCCGCCGCACCCGCACGTCCGTCACCTTCACCGTCCACCCGCTGTCAGCGCCCCACGCCGCATAGGGCTGCACCGCCGACAGCCCCCGCACCCAAGGGAGCGCTGTGTCTCATCGCCTGTTCACTTCGGAGTCCGTGA
- a CDS encoding AMP-binding protein, which produces MSRSVAADVAVRARQSPDDPALLFGGGPDEVVTYAELVGAAERIGAELAGRYPDTRRPLALQASKSTVAIATVLACMQAGRPLLLASTELGRELLAELVERSGCQAVLGVVEERLTHRPVAGDAQGGPVLPQDTSLLLTTSGSTGVPKLVPLGGAGIDAFTSWAGSAFALGTGTRVLNFAPLNFDLTLLDIWGTLRHGGCVVPVDHDRSVDTKYLLGLLASTRPHVVQAVPMFFRLLTEAGTACEFPGVRELLLTGDHVPRSVRAGLARLFPAARLHNVYGCTETNDSMIHTFSAAEAADREVLPLGSPLPGVLVEVVADGEVLRGAGSGELLVSTPFQTAGYLGEAGAKDRFVVRGDRVWYRTGDVVTRSAGGELALVGRTDSQVKVRGVRINLEEVERVLQGHGGVAEAAVVAVPHAVSGRALHAFVRRSDDAVTGLQLRSYCAAKVNRAAIPAAFHLMTDPLPIGPTGKVSRRLLMEKIE; this is translated from the coding sequence ATGTCCAGATCGGTGGCGGCGGACGTCGCAGTGCGTGCGAGGCAAAGCCCGGACGATCCGGCGCTGCTGTTCGGCGGCGGGCCGGACGAGGTCGTCACGTATGCCGAACTGGTCGGGGCGGCGGAGCGGATCGGTGCCGAACTGGCCGGCCGGTATCCCGACACCCGCCGCCCGCTCGCGCTCCAGGCGTCGAAGTCGACCGTGGCGATCGCCACGGTCCTGGCCTGCATGCAGGCCGGACGGCCGCTGCTGCTGGCCTCCACGGAACTCGGCCGGGAACTTCTGGCCGAGCTGGTCGAACGCAGCGGCTGTCAGGCCGTACTGGGGGTCGTCGAGGAGCGTCTGACGCACCGTCCGGTGGCCGGCGACGCGCAGGGCGGGCCGGTGCTGCCGCAGGACACGAGTCTGCTGCTGACGACGTCCGGTTCCACCGGCGTCCCCAAGCTCGTTCCGCTGGGCGGGGCCGGCATCGACGCCTTCACCTCCTGGGCGGGCAGCGCGTTCGCGCTCGGCACCGGTACCCGGGTGCTGAACTTCGCCCCGCTCAACTTCGACCTCACCCTCCTGGACATCTGGGGGACGCTGCGGCACGGCGGCTGTGTCGTACCGGTGGACCACGACCGGTCCGTCGACACCAAGTACCTGCTCGGGCTGCTGGCGAGCACCCGGCCGCACGTCGTGCAGGCGGTGCCGATGTTCTTCCGTCTGCTGACCGAGGCGGGCACCGCCTGCGAGTTCCCGGGTGTGCGTGAGCTGCTGCTGACGGGTGATCACGTGCCGCGGTCGGTGCGGGCCGGGCTCGCCCGGCTCTTCCCGGCGGCGCGGCTGCACAACGTGTACGGCTGCACCGAGACGAACGACAGCATGATCCACACCTTCTCCGCCGCCGAGGCGGCCGACCGGGAGGTGCTGCCGCTGGGCAGTCCGCTGCCGGGCGTACTGGTGGAGGTGGTGGCCGACGGGGAGGTGCTGCGGGGCGCCGGCAGCGGCGAACTGCTGGTCTCGACGCCGTTCCAGACCGCCGGGTACCTCGGCGAGGCCGGGGCCAAGGACCGGTTCGTCGTGCGCGGTGACCGTGTCTGGTACCGCACCGGCGACGTGGTCACCCGCTCCGCCGGCGGTGAACTGGCCCTGGTGGGCCGCACCGACTCGCAGGTCAAGGTGCGCGGTGTGCGGATCAATCTGGAGGAGGTCGAACGGGTCCTCCAGGGCCACGGAGGGGTCGCCGAGGCGGCCGTGGTGGCCGTGCCGCACGCCGTCTCGGGACGTGCACTGCACGCGTTCGTCCGTCGCAGCGACGACGCGGTGACCGGACTGCAGCTGCGCAGCTACTGCGCCGCCAAGGTCAACCGGGCGGCCATTCCCGCCGCCTTCCACCTGATGACCGACCCACTGCCGATCGGGCCCACCGGCAAGGTGAGCCGTCGCCTCCTCATGGAGAAGATCGAATGA
- a CDS encoding acyl-CoA dehydrogenase family protein, producing MMRWSEEQQELREAIGAVAAKVGADHLERDQAGTFDRDGWQRLKDVGLFGLPFDPRHGGLGKDLLTTVHVLEQLGHDCQDSGLNFSVSTHMVSTGVPLQRFGSSALKARYLPEICAGTMIGAHAITEPSGGSDVMGMQTTAVLDGDDFVLNGSKSFISNASIADVIVVYARTGAPGDLAGITAFLVRRDSPGLSVGNPISKMGLRTSPLAEVFLDDVRVPRDHVVGSKGAGFLIFDHVMKWEILCGFGINVGEMRRRLERCVEYARTRTQFGSVIGANQSVANMIVEMRIDLETSQKWIYDTAEKVQSKADAAGDVAMTKLVVSEANVRSALNAIQVFGGYGYVSEYGVEKDLRDAVGGRIYSGTSEIQRQRLATLMGLNRPLRPAQA from the coding sequence ATGATGCGCTGGAGCGAGGAACAGCAGGAACTGCGTGAGGCGATCGGTGCCGTGGCCGCGAAGGTCGGCGCCGACCACCTCGAACGCGACCAGGCCGGCACGTTCGACCGGGACGGCTGGCAACGACTCAAGGACGTCGGCCTGTTCGGGCTGCCGTTCGATCCCCGGCACGGGGGGCTGGGCAAGGACCTGCTGACCACCGTCCACGTGCTGGAGCAGCTCGGCCACGACTGCCAGGACTCCGGGCTGAACTTCTCGGTCTCCACCCACATGGTCAGTACCGGTGTCCCGCTCCAGCGGTTCGGTTCGTCGGCGCTCAAGGCCCGCTACCTGCCGGAGATCTGTGCCGGCACGATGATCGGCGCGCACGCCATCACCGAGCCCTCCGGCGGTTCGGACGTGATGGGGATGCAGACCACCGCCGTCCTGGACGGCGACGACTTCGTCCTCAACGGAAGCAAGTCGTTCATCAGCAACGCCTCGATCGCCGACGTGATCGTCGTCTACGCCCGTACCGGCGCGCCCGGGGATCTGGCCGGGATCACCGCGTTCCTGGTGCGCCGGGACTCGCCGGGGCTGTCGGTCGGCAACCCCATCTCGAAGATGGGGCTGCGCACCTCACCGCTGGCCGAGGTCTTCCTGGACGACGTCCGGGTGCCCCGCGACCACGTGGTCGGCAGCAAGGGCGCCGGGTTCCTCATCTTCGACCACGTCATGAAGTGGGAGATCCTGTGCGGCTTCGGGATCAACGTCGGGGAGATGCGCCGGCGCCTGGAGCGGTGCGTGGAGTACGCCCGCACCCGTACCCAGTTCGGCTCGGTCATCGGCGCGAACCAGTCGGTCGCCAACATGATCGTCGAGATGCGGATCGACCTGGAGACCTCGCAGAAGTGGATCTACGACACCGCCGAGAAGGTGCAGTCCAAGGCCGACGCCGCCGGTGACGTCGCGATGACCAAGCTGGTGGTGAGCGAGGCGAACGTACGCTCCGCGCTGAACGCGATCCAGGTCTTCGGCGGTTACGGCTACGTCAGCGAGTACGGAGTCGAGAAGGATCTGCGGGACGCCGTGGGCGGGCGGATCTACTCCGGCACCTCGGAGATCCAGCGCCAACGACTGGCCACCCTCATGGGCCTGAACCGTCCGCTCAGGCCCGCGCAGGCCTGA
- a CDS encoding GNAT family N-acetyltransferase, with amino-acid sequence MIRPVTAEDVTLLHTMVHGMAENEEATQQISTDEDELRRALFGPHPVAWAHFAVDDKTDEIVGYTLWALVYSTWRGTALHIDDIYVREDAVGRGFDTALLSTLAGLCATRGYRHMQWWGRVTNEPTAAFYRSLGAEIPSVQGKELTVFRLSGEPLADLGRQA; translated from the coding sequence ATGATTCGTCCAGTCACCGCCGAGGACGTCACGCTGCTCCACACGATGGTGCACGGGATGGCCGAGAACGAGGAGGCGACCCAGCAGATCAGCACCGACGAGGACGAACTGCGCCGCGCCCTGTTCGGCCCCCACCCGGTGGCCTGGGCCCACTTCGCCGTCGACGACAAGACCGACGAGATCGTCGGCTACACCCTGTGGGCCCTCGTCTACAGCACCTGGCGCGGCACCGCCCTCCACATCGACGACATCTACGTCCGCGAGGACGCGGTCGGACGCGGCTTCGACACGGCCCTGCTGAGCACCCTCGCCGGCCTGTGCGCCACGCGCGGCTACCGCCACATGCAGTGGTGGGGCAGGGTCACCAACGAGCCGACCGCCGCCTTCTACCGGTCGCTCGGCGCGGAGATCCCCTCGGTCCAGGGCAAGGAACTGACCGTCTTCCGCCTCTCCGGCGAGCCGCTGGCCGACCTCGGCCGCCAGGCCTGA
- a CDS encoding TrpB-like pyridoxal phosphate-dependent enzyme, which translates to MIEPVRFELSARDLPETWYNIAADLDYVAPVLSPATGKPVTRDEMTRTMPEALVDQELSREAEFEIPGEVRQFYARWRPAPLLRARGLEKVLDTPARIYFKYEGVAPTGSFKPNSAIPQAYYNKRAGRTGLIAETGAGQWGSAVAFAASLFGMDAKVFMVNVSFQQKPYRRALMETFGASCTPSPSMETEAGRAVLKENPDHPGSLGIAKSEALQVAFSDPRWGYTRGSALNHVCAHQTVIGQEALLQMEMAGDYPDIVVGCAGGGSNLAGLSFPFLRAQLHGGPKIRFIAAEPAACPSLTQGRIAYDYSDTAGLTSLTRTHTLGHQFVPPSVHAGGLRAHNIAPLVSRVVEEGLMEAVALRQRDCFEAGVLFARTEGIVPAPESTHAIRGAVNEAIRCREEGVGKTILFGLSGHGNFDLSAYDRYLSGSLADDSIDPGALEHGLESIPKLVNA; encoded by the coding sequence ATGATAGAGCCGGTACGGTTCGAGCTCAGCGCCCGGGATCTTCCCGAGACCTGGTACAACATCGCCGCCGACCTCGACTATGTGGCGCCGGTGTTGAGCCCGGCGACCGGTAAGCCGGTCACACGTGACGAGATGACCCGCACGATGCCGGAGGCGCTGGTCGACCAGGAGCTCAGCAGGGAAGCCGAGTTCGAGATCCCGGGAGAGGTGCGGCAGTTCTACGCCCGGTGGCGGCCGGCGCCGCTGCTGCGTGCCCGTGGTCTGGAGAAGGTTCTGGACACGCCGGCGCGGATCTACTTCAAGTACGAGGGTGTGGCGCCGACCGGCAGCTTCAAGCCGAACTCCGCGATCCCGCAGGCCTACTACAACAAGCGCGCGGGCCGTACCGGTCTGATCGCGGAGACCGGTGCGGGCCAGTGGGGCAGCGCGGTCGCGTTCGCGGCGTCCCTGTTCGGCATGGACGCCAAGGTGTTCATGGTGAACGTGAGTTTCCAGCAGAAGCCCTACCGGCGGGCGCTGATGGAGACCTTCGGGGCGAGCTGCACGCCGAGCCCGAGCATGGAGACCGAGGCCGGGCGTGCGGTGCTGAAGGAGAACCCGGACCACCCGGGCAGTCTGGGCATCGCCAAGTCCGAGGCGCTGCAGGTCGCCTTCTCCGACCCGCGCTGGGGCTACACCCGCGGCAGCGCGCTCAATCACGTGTGTGCGCACCAGACGGTGATCGGGCAGGAGGCGCTCCTGCAGATGGAGATGGCCGGGGACTACCCGGACATCGTGGTCGGCTGTGCGGGCGGCGGCAGCAACCTGGCCGGGCTGTCGTTCCCGTTCCTGCGGGCGCAGTTGCACGGCGGGCCCAAGATCCGGTTCATCGCGGCGGAGCCGGCCGCGTGCCCTTCGCTCACGCAGGGGCGGATCGCCTACGACTACTCCGACACCGCCGGGCTGACCTCGCTGACCCGCACGCACACGCTGGGCCACCAGTTCGTGCCGCCGTCGGTGCACGCGGGCGGGCTGCGGGCGCACAACATCGCTCCGCTGGTCAGCCGGGTCGTGGAGGAGGGCCTGATGGAGGCGGTGGCGCTGCGTCAGCGTGACTGCTTCGAGGCCGGTGTGCTGTTCGCGCGTACCGAGGGCATCGTGCCGGCTCCCGAGTCGACGCACGCGATCCGCGGCGCGGTCAACGAGGCGATCCGGTGCCGTGAGGAGGGCGTGGGCAAGACCATCCTGTTCGGCCTGTCCGGGCACGGGAACTTCGACCTGAGTGCCTACGACCGTTATCTGTCCGGCAGTCTCGCCGACGACAGCATCGACCCCGGCGCCCTCGAGCACGGGCTGGAGAGCATTCCCAAGCTGGTGAACGCCTGA
- a CDS encoding ectoine synthase has product MFIREKSQVTPVEWGSGPSHRLLVEADNMGFGICHTVVRAGTKSRLQYRRHLEACYCISGSGRVEAADGSVAQDLTPGVLYVLDEHDAHFLIASPDQDMELVSVFNPPLKGDESHALSDEAFSQY; this is encoded by the coding sequence ATGTTCATTCGCGAGAAGTCGCAGGTCACACCGGTCGAGTGGGGAAGCGGTCCGAGTCACCGCCTCCTGGTCGAAGCGGACAACATGGGCTTCGGGATCTGCCACACGGTCGTCCGCGCGGGCACGAAGTCACGGCTGCAGTACCGGCGCCATCTCGAGGCGTGCTACTGCATCTCCGGCTCGGGCCGCGTCGAGGCCGCCGACGGCAGCGTCGCGCAGGACCTGACCCCCGGTGTGCTGTACGTCCTCGACGAGCACGACGCCCACTTCCTGATCGCCTCTCCCGACCAGGACATGGAGCTGGTCAGTGTCTTCAACCCGCCGCTGAAGGGCGACGAGAGCCACGCGCTCAGCGACGAAGCCTTCTCCCAGTACTGA
- a CDS encoding DMT family transporter: MKRVSAVQFVVLGVIWGSSYPLIKVSGEGLNPGQLVLARLVLGAVVLIGIGAVTGAGLPRFGFVWVHITVTTVLGMVAPFLLLAWGEQHTSAAMAGVLTGATPLLTLALATVQLRSERATARRSAGLTLGFAGIVLAIAPWNGATGTAGGEMACLAVAVIYAGHAVFVRKFLSDRGISPMSSASAQVLVALVIQAALLPFLGWRTPSFTWSVSLSIVLLGVFGTGLAYVLYNRLIADIGATGASAVNYLVPFISLVVSAVFLGERFSWNVPVGGAVIVVSILLGENQLSRLGRRPVVTGPEPEFTPAAVAVGAVQAEPAGEAGRVP, encoded by the coding sequence GTGAAACGTGTCAGCGCCGTGCAGTTCGTGGTCCTGGGGGTCATCTGGGGCTCCAGTTATCCCCTGATCAAGGTCTCCGGCGAGGGGCTGAACCCGGGGCAGCTGGTGCTGGCCCGGCTGGTCCTGGGGGCGGTGGTCCTGATCGGCATCGGTGCGGTGACGGGCGCGGGGCTGCCGCGCTTCGGCTTCGTGTGGGTGCACATCACCGTCACGACCGTGCTGGGCATGGTCGCGCCGTTCCTTCTCCTCGCCTGGGGCGAGCAGCACACCAGTGCCGCCATGGCCGGTGTGCTGACCGGCGCGACCCCGCTGCTGACGCTGGCGCTGGCCACCGTGCAGCTGCGCAGTGAGCGGGCGACGGCGCGCCGCAGTGCGGGGCTGACGCTCGGCTTCGCGGGCATCGTGCTCGCCATCGCGCCCTGGAACGGTGCGACGGGCACCGCGGGCGGTGAGATGGCGTGTCTGGCGGTCGCCGTGATCTACGCGGGGCATGCGGTGTTCGTCCGCAAGTTCCTGTCCGACCGCGGTATCTCGCCGATGTCGTCGGCCAGTGCGCAGGTGCTGGTGGCGCTGGTCATCCAGGCGGCGCTCCTGCCGTTCCTGGGCTGGCGCACCCCGTCGTTCACCTGGTCGGTCTCCCTGAGCATCGTGCTGCTGGGGGTGTTCGGCACGGGGCTCGCCTATGTGCTCTACAACCGGCTGATCGCGGACATCGGTGCGACCGGTGCCTCCGCGGTCAACTACCTCGTGCCGTTCATCAGTCTGGTGGTCAGCGCCGTCTTCCTCGGGGAGAGGTTCAGCTGGAACGTGCCGGTCGGCGGTGCGGTGATCGTGGTGAGCATCCTGCTCGGCGAGAACCAGCTGTCGCGGCTGGGGCGGCGTCCGGTCGTCACCGGTCCCGAGCCGGAGTTCACGCCGGCCGCGGTGGCCGTGGGCGCCGTGCAGGCGGAGCCCGCGGGTGAGGCGGGGCGCGTTCCCTGA
- a CDS encoding response regulator transcription factor has translation MSQMAATDPRTRPIRIAVLARRPLLVTALRALLGAEAELEAVGVADSRPQLLRLLDEQEPRVVLIDDSDPGWETGAILRAVAERAGGVAVVVLVDQCVDETALEYLRAGADGFVPLDAALSEIATAIRAVSDGYAVLPPPLTRRLVDLLVRRGPAQVVVPQVSTLTSREREIFDLIAAGMSNSEVAQALVLSEKTVKFHVSNLLRKLGVRSRAQAIVRAWDRGVLAGPGGGGF, from the coding sequence ATGTCGCAGATGGCCGCCACCGATCCCCGTACCCGGCCGATCCGGATCGCCGTTCTGGCCCGCCGGCCGCTGCTCGTCACGGCGCTGCGTGCCCTGCTGGGCGCGGAGGCGGAGCTGGAGGCGGTCGGGGTGGCCGATTCCCGGCCGCAGCTGCTGCGTCTGCTGGACGAGCAGGAGCCGCGGGTCGTGCTGATCGACGACTCCGATCCGGGCTGGGAGACCGGTGCCATCCTGCGTGCGGTCGCCGAGCGGGCCGGCGGGGTGGCGGTGGTGGTGCTCGTGGACCAGTGCGTGGACGAGACGGCGCTGGAGTATCTGCGGGCCGGGGCGGACGGGTTCGTGCCGCTCGACGCGGCGTTGAGCGAGATCGCCACCGCGATCCGCGCGGTCTCGGACGGGTACGCCGTGCTGCCGCCGCCGCTGACGCGTCGGCTGGTGGATCTCCTGGTCCGGCGTGGGCCGGCGCAGGTGGTGGTGCCGCAGGTGTCGACGCTGACGTCGCGGGAGCGGGAGATCTTCGATCTGATCGCGGCGGGCATGTCCAACAGCGAGGTCGCCCAGGCGCTGGTGCTGAGCGAGAAGACCGTGAAGTTCCATGTGTCCAACCTGCTGCGCAAGCTCGGTGTGCGCAGTCGTGCGCAGGCCATCGTCCGTGCGTGGGACCGGGGTGTTCTGGCCGGCCCGGGGGGCGGGGGTTTTTAA
- a CDS encoding transglutaminase family protein yields the protein MAENTGAAAAAGTATETATLAATEFLDHRSPTVRAFVDKTLARAKESDTATQKATALYYAVRDGITYEVYGADLTRHGLSATGVLEKGFGFCVHKSILYAAALRAVGIPSRVYYGDVRNHLASPRLRELVGGDVFRFHSLTVVNLDDRWVKATPVFNKLLCRLYKIKPLDFDGRTDSLYHPFDEDGRQHMEFIHEHGSFDDVPYDLVVGGIKQAHPQLFASAHTTVSGSLADEAATATV from the coding sequence ATGGCAGAGAACACCGGTGCCGCCGCTGCGGCCGGCACCGCCACCGAGACGGCCACCCTGGCCGCGACCGAGTTCCTGGACCACCGCTCGCCCACCGTCCGCGCGTTCGTCGACAAGACCCTCGCCCGCGCGAAGGAGAGCGACACCGCCACCCAGAAGGCGACAGCCCTCTACTACGCCGTCCGGGACGGCATCACCTACGAGGTGTACGGCGCCGATCTGACCCGGCACGGCCTGAGCGCGACCGGCGTGCTGGAGAAGGGCTTCGGGTTCTGCGTCCACAAGTCCATCCTCTACGCGGCCGCGCTGCGTGCCGTGGGCATCCCGAGCCGGGTCTACTACGGCGACGTGCGCAACCACCTCGCCTCGCCGCGGCTGCGGGAGCTGGTCGGCGGGGACGTCTTCCGCTTCCACAGCCTGACCGTGGTCAACCTCGACGACCGGTGGGTGAAGGCGACCCCGGTCTTCAACAAGCTTCTCTGCCGGCTCTACAAGATCAAGCCGCTGGACTTCGACGGCCGCACCGACAGCCTGTACCACCCGTTCGACGAGGACGGCCGCCAGCACATGGAGTTCATCCACGAGCACGGCTCCTTCGACGACGTCCCCTACGACCTGGTGGTCGGCGGGATCAAGCAGGCGCACCCGCAGCTGTTCGCGAGCGCCCACACCACCGTCTCCGGATCGCTGGCCGACGAGGCCGCGACCGCGACGGTCTGA
- a CDS encoding LysR substrate-binding domain-containing protein, which yields MVHLTDPEPTTRGLGTTDAPAIRFGIHVTPDLAKGVIARTGARIEDFVLVPSSVRESFTQLRTRRVDVMLVKYSPHENDIAVGPPVGFDARAVLVGTDHPLASRDTVSVEEAASYDAFDRPQGFPESVWDLIVPPRTPAGTPIRRVHTLTTQEALTHTLTTTQALHFSFRSVEAGLSPRIRAVPVSDLPSAPIALAWLNGAVLPAHVRAFIRAAQAGATWVPQAT from the coding sequence ATGGTCCACCTGACCGACCCCGAGCCAACCACCCGCGGCCTCGGTACCACCGACGCCCCCGCGATCCGCTTCGGCATACACGTGACACCGGACCTCGCCAAGGGCGTCATCGCCCGGACCGGCGCGCGCATCGAGGACTTCGTCCTGGTCCCGTCCAGCGTCCGTGAGTCGTTCACCCAGCTGCGCACCCGCCGGGTCGACGTCATGCTGGTGAAGTACAGCCCGCACGAGAACGACATCGCGGTGGGCCCGCCGGTCGGCTTCGACGCCCGCGCCGTGCTCGTCGGCACGGACCACCCGCTCGCCTCCCGCGACACGGTGTCGGTCGAGGAGGCCGCCTCCTACGACGCCTTCGACCGGCCGCAGGGGTTCCCGGAGTCCGTGTGGGACCTGATCGTCCCCCCGCGCACCCCCGCCGGAACGCCGATCCGCCGCGTCCACACCCTCACCACCCAGGAGGCGCTGACCCACACCCTGACCACCACGCAGGCACTCCACTTCTCCTTCCGCTCGGTCGAGGCGGGCCTGTCACCGCGGATCAGGGCCGTCCCGGTGAGCGACCTGCCCAGCGCGCCGATCGCCCTGGCCTGGCTCAACGGCGCCGTCCTGCCCGCCCACGTACGCGCCTTCATCCGCGCCGCCCAGGCCGGCGCCACGTGGGTGCCGCAGGCGACCTGA
- a CDS encoding SDR family oxidoreductase: MKIAVIGGTGLIGSQVVRDLNEAGHEAVPHSLSTGVDILTGKGLDAALDGADVVVNLTNSPTFDDASPAFFRTSMDNLLAAAERAGTGHFVILSIVGVDQVPELDYYLAKTLQEDLLKAGPVPYSIVRATQFMEFMDATLSWTADDDTVRLPSTPLQPVAAADVAATVAEVAVGSPLDGTLDLGGPDTYPLDEIGRITLAAKGDKRSVTVDDTAGMFAVPQGDVLTTKEGARIAPTRYTDWLK, encoded by the coding sequence ATGAAGATCGCGGTCATCGGCGGAACCGGGCTCATCGGATCGCAGGTCGTACGGGACCTGAACGAGGCCGGGCACGAGGCGGTCCCGCACTCGCTGTCCACCGGGGTCGACATCCTCACCGGCAAGGGCCTGGACGCGGCGCTCGACGGTGCCGACGTGGTCGTCAACCTGACCAACTCCCCCACCTTCGACGACGCCTCCCCCGCGTTCTTCCGGACCTCGATGGACAACCTCCTGGCCGCGGCCGAACGCGCGGGCACCGGGCACTTCGTCATCCTGTCCATCGTCGGCGTCGACCAGGTCCCCGAGCTCGACTACTACCTCGCCAAGACCCTCCAGGAAGACCTCCTCAAGGCCGGCCCCGTCCCCTACTCCATCGTCCGCGCCACCCAGTTCATGGAGTTCATGGACGCCACCCTGTCCTGGACCGCCGACGACGACACCGTCCGCCTGCCCAGCACCCCCCTCCAGCCCGTCGCCGCGGCCGACGTCGCGGCCACCGTCGCCGAAGTGGCCGTCGGATCCCCCCTCGACGGCACCCTCGACCTCGGCGGGCCCGACACCTACCCGCTGGACGAGATCGGCCGCATCACCCTCGCCGCCAAGGGCGACAAGCGCTCGGTCACCGTCGACGACACCGCCGGCATGTTCGCCGTCCCCCAGGGCGACGTCCTCACCACCAAGGAAGGCGCCCGCATCGCCCCCACCCGCTACACCGACTGGCTGAAGTAG